In Methanosarcina siciliae T4/M, one genomic interval encodes:
- a CDS encoding YIP1 family protein, whose protein sequence is MDNLDLNRLLFNPDSFFSRKSKNEVSFKYPALILLAYSAFAIASSFLVMNMFRESLSSDLGSSGSSFSSIAIFFGAAGGVLGGLIGTFLTWFILAGILYLISSLFHSTGSFKRTLEFVSYGFVPLIFSGFISFVVSYKLLSSVDFSSMGSQIMVQGIRQVFSNNPFYYTSQIIGILCTLLSAYIWVFALLHARNMSIKNASLTVGIPAGLYIVYLIYLLMFTSGSI, encoded by the coding sequence ATGGATAACCTAGATCTAAATCGTCTATTATTTAACCCGGATTCGTTTTTCAGCCGGAAATCGAAAAATGAAGTCAGTTTTAAGTATCCTGCCCTGATATTACTTGCATACTCGGCATTTGCAATAGCTTCAAGTTTCCTTGTCATGAATATGTTTAGAGAATCGCTTTCTTCCGACCTTGGCTCATCTGGCTCGTCTTTCTCTTCCATAGCAATATTCTTTGGTGCCGCTGGAGGTGTCCTTGGAGGTTTGATTGGAACATTTTTAACATGGTTTATACTGGCTGGGATCCTGTATTTAATATCATCTTTGTTTCATTCAACAGGTTCATTTAAGAGGACTCTGGAATTCGTGAGTTACGGGTTTGTACCACTAATATTTAGCGGTTTCATAAGCTTTGTCGTATCGTATAAATTGCTGTCTTCAGTAGATTTTTCATCAATGGGCTCACAAATCATGGTACAGGGCATAAGACAGGTCTTCTCAAACAATCCCTTCTATTATACATCACAAATAATTGGAATTTTATGCACCTTACTATCTGCGTACATCTGGGTGTTTGCACTTTTACATGCCCGAAACATGTCAATTAAAAATGCTTCCCTTACTGTAGGCATTCCGGCAGGCCTGTATATTGTTTACCTGATATATCTACTGATGTTTACTTCAGGGAGCATTTAA
- a CDS encoding pyridoxamine 5'-phosphate oxidase family protein: protein MVKLSNEMVEDFAKMTVFPFATSSKSGEPNVIPIGFCKLQEDRETIWIADNFFHKTRQNLEENPRGSIYVWGPEVKGCYQIKGDFEIKTDGEEYEKMYKAVKSLGDRFPAKALAVMKITDVYECKSGAGAGKQLL from the coding sequence ATGGTTAAATTGAGCAATGAAATGGTTGAAGATTTTGCAAAAATGACGGTTTTTCCCTTTGCAACCTCTTCGAAAAGCGGAGAACCGAATGTCATACCAATTGGCTTTTGTAAGCTTCAGGAAGATAGAGAGACTATCTGGATTGCGGACAATTTTTTCCATAAGACCCGCCAGAACCTTGAAGAAAACCCGAGAGGTTCAATCTATGTCTGGGGGCCTGAGGTCAAGGGTTGCTACCAGATAAAAGGGGATTTTGAGATCAAAACCGATGGAGAAGAATATGAGAAGATGTACAAAGCTGTCAAGAGTTTGGGAGACAGGTTCCCTGCAAAAGCCCTTGCCGTTATGAAAATCACCGATGTTTATGAGTGCAAATCCGGGGCAGGAGCCGGAAAGCAGCTTCTTTGA
- a CDS encoding PQQ-binding-like beta-propeller repeat protein, with protein MRERRIFNELREFREFLESSDIAPMSIKARLTGVRSFFSFYNIQLPVLPRSATSARPLMENRAIPTKEDIRETLTVADHLEKALVLTGISSGLSINEISNLTVRGFMEGYDEETGITTLHLIREKVGYEFYTFLTPEASRAIWNYLEYRGRTTEKKDKVRQSQLLKQKIKYNKKGNPTGYLFINRYIPYEYLECNNEKEAEELRKLNTKNIQKIYKELNEKAGKSNPLGERNLVRSHNIRKFFICPKCKSPYWDVPKKKK; from the coding sequence GTGAGGGAAAGAAGGATTTTCAACGAATTAAGGGAATTTAGGGAATTCTTAGAATCCTCTGATATAGCCCCAATGTCGATAAAAGCTAGATTGACTGGTGTAAGAAGCTTTTTTAGTTTTTATAATATCCAATTACCTGTTTTACCCAGATCGGCTACTAGTGCAAGGCCATTGATGGAAAATAGAGCAATTCCAACAAAAGAAGACATCAGAGAAACACTAACCGTAGCTGATCACTTAGAGAAGGCATTAGTTCTTACTGGCATTTCAAGTGGCCTCTCCATAAACGAAATTTCAAACTTAACGGTAAGGGGATTTATGGAAGGTTATGACGAAGAAACCGGAATAACAACCCTACACCTTATTAGGGAAAAAGTGGGATATGAGTTTTATACATTCTTAACTCCTGAAGCTTCGAGGGCTATATGGAATTATCTGGAATATAGAGGAAGGACAACTGAAAAGAAAGACAAAGTCAGACAAAGCCAGTTACTAAAACAAAAAATAAAATACAACAAAAAAGGTAATCCAACGGGATACCTGTTCATTAACCGCTATATACCCTATGAATATCTTGAATGTAATAACGAAAAAGAAGCCGAAGAGCTCAGAAAGCTTAATACTAAAAATATACAAAAGATTTATAAAGAACTTAATGAAAAGGCAGGAAAATCAAACCCGTTAGGTGAACGAAACCTAGTAAGATCACATAACATAAGGAAGTTTTTCATCTGTCCCAAGTGCAAAAGTCCGTATTGGGATGTACCAAAAAAGAAAAAGTAA
- a CDS encoding DUF3732 domain-containing protein yields MIQIKDIILYGFRDDQIRVLKLKTNDVNLIIGESHTGKSALIDIIDYCFGSPDFKVEKNFIAKNVLWFVLKIKVGNDYILIGRKNPEKSNSTNQSYIETCNVDYIPDVKKIKENATIDMVKRIIAERMGILLDDGKVVIKPEHYIPSITLRHSLFYSFQSSDDIISNKYIFFGQNELYVEQAIKKTLPYFLGAFGKEEIEIQKHLDGLRDKKREINRQIRDYEKIVGKRFEKGYSLISEAIKCNLILEENRSCSPEEIIPLLSKLVESQDRASKIINEPQIFELRKERNEILDKIDDIKRNLVEINGMCELFDNYKAVSTEGLERLHSINIFKEMPDSEAFCCPLCNTEITGMSSSIKMIKEHADDIRERLGGFGNDYEDMKKYSKLKQDELKLLKGKLGEITAKIDGLYKEDLRKEDSIISQSKTLGRISLWIENLEVVDSYKLKKLEKAFDENIKDISKKLTDPLVKVDTLLSSGEIGTKITSNAYKLKLDCSDKPIAFNLKKCTIIGLDVNEEPIFFENIGSTKNHIGYHLSVLFAFHNYFVKHQRPVPRFLIIDQPTMSQSSSARDESLDSTTIKNIREMLLNYKEYIGEEFQLIVFEHEQKGTFDEETCGNKIPDGIIWKTDGLKLIPDSWIEYK; encoded by the coding sequence ATGATACAAATAAAAGATATAATTTTGTATGGGTTTCGAGATGATCAAATACGTGTTTTAAAATTGAAAACAAACGATGTAAACTTGATAATAGGAGAGTCACATACAGGAAAGTCTGCGTTGATCGATATTATTGATTATTGCTTTGGAAGCCCAGATTTTAAAGTTGAAAAGAATTTTATCGCTAAGAATGTATTATGGTTTGTTTTAAAGATTAAAGTTGGGAATGATTACATATTAATTGGAAGAAAGAATCCAGAGAAGTCAAATAGCACAAATCAATCATACATAGAAACATGCAATGTGGATTATATTCCAGATGTAAAGAAAATTAAGGAAAATGCTACCATAGACATGGTAAAAAGAATAATTGCAGAAAGAATGGGTATTTTGTTAGATGATGGAAAAGTTGTAATCAAGCCCGAGCATTATATCCCTAGCATTACTTTAAGGCATTCACTTTTTTATTCATTTCAAAGTTCTGATGACATTATATCCAATAAGTACATATTTTTCGGACAAAATGAACTCTATGTTGAGCAAGCTATCAAAAAGACTCTCCCTTATTTTTTAGGTGCTTTTGGAAAAGAAGAAATAGAAATCCAAAAACATTTAGATGGTTTACGAGATAAAAAAAGAGAAATTAATCGACAAATCCGTGACTATGAGAAAATAGTCGGTAAAAGATTTGAAAAAGGATATTCACTTATTTCTGAAGCAATTAAGTGTAACTTGATTTTAGAAGAGAATAGATCTTGTTCACCAGAAGAAATTATTCCATTGTTATCTAAGCTTGTTGAGAGCCAAGATCGTGCAAGTAAAATTATTAATGAACCACAAATATTTGAACTCAGAAAGGAAAGAAATGAAATATTAGACAAAATAGACGATATAAAGAGAAACTTAGTTGAGATAAATGGTATGTGTGAATTGTTTGATAATTACAAAGCAGTATCTACTGAAGGATTAGAAAGACTTCATTCAATTAATATTTTTAAAGAGATGCCAGATTCTGAAGCTTTTTGTTGTCCTCTCTGTAATACAGAAATAACGGGTATGTCTTCAAGTATAAAGATGATCAAGGAACATGCTGATGATATTAGAGAAAGATTAGGCGGTTTTGGAAACGATTACGAAGATATGAAAAAATATTCTAAATTAAAACAAGATGAATTAAAACTATTAAAAGGAAAACTTGGCGAGATAACAGCTAAGATAGACGGTCTTTATAAAGAAGACTTGCGCAAAGAGGATTCTATAATATCTCAGTCCAAAACACTTGGTAGAATAAGTCTTTGGATTGAAAACTTAGAAGTCGTTGATTCTTACAAATTAAAGAAACTAGAGAAAGCTTTTGATGAGAATATTAAAGACATTTCAAAAAAATTAACCGATCCACTTGTAAAAGTTGATACTCTGTTAAGTAGTGGTGAGATTGGTACCAAAATCACCAGCAATGCATACAAATTAAAGCTAGATTGTAGCGATAAACCAATAGCTTTTAATTTGAAAAAGTGTACTATTATAGGTCTTGACGTTAATGAAGAACCAATTTTTTTTGAGAATATTGGAAGTACAAAGAATCATATTGGTTATCACCTCTCGGTTTTATTTGCCTTTCATAATTATTTCGTAAAACATCAACGACCTGTTCCTAGATTTCTAATAATTGATCAACCAACAATGTCTCAGTCCTCATCTGCGAGAGATGAAAGCTTAGACTCTACCACAATAAAAAACATTAGAGAAATGTTGCTTAATTATAAAGAATACATTGGGGAAGAGTTCCAACTAATAGTTTTTGAACATGAACAAAAAGGTACATTTGATGAGGAAACATGTGGTAATAAGATACCAGATGGTATTATTTGGAAGACAGATGGATTAAAGTTGATTCCTGACTCTTGGATAGAGTACAAATAA
- a CDS encoding three component ABC system middle component, protein MNISTELPQTKTSEVSVLLNPAFCAEILCRFIEGYDKNNGVDFLILFFVLPIVTHPKTEEIMSLHPKTKLLEMLKEYPEIKFNIKERIENFMPITRSALIFAIAHKAIEFDEAGKCKLIPKYRKRGGQVNGYKTKEYFDLSSRFGKKCSIYDSATMFYLLGISP, encoded by the coding sequence ATGAATATTTCAACAGAACTCCCACAAACAAAAACAAGTGAGGTTTCAGTTCTTTTGAATCCAGCATTTTGTGCTGAGATTCTATGTAGGTTTATAGAAGGATATGACAAAAATAATGGAGTCGATTTCTTAATTCTATTTTTTGTACTTCCCATAGTAACACACCCCAAGACAGAAGAGATTATGTCACTCCATCCAAAAACGAAGTTATTGGAGATGTTAAAAGAATATCCTGAAATTAAATTCAATATTAAGGAAAGAATTGAAAACTTTATGCCAATTACAAGAAGTGCATTGATTTTTGCTATAGCACATAAAGCGATTGAATTCGATGAAGCCGGCAAATGTAAACTAATACCTAAGTATCGAAAAAGAGGGGGGCAAGTTAATGGATATAAAACCAAAGAATATTTCGATTTGTCGAGTCGTTTTGGTAAAAAATGCAGTATTTATGATTCGGCTACCATGTTTTATCTGTTGGGGATAAGTCCATGA
- a CDS encoding ABC-three component system protein: MPNFNAAPPIIGFEYQKKCALKLLIDSIESTEEVCLTLEKIDDIFIEGIDKKVSIQTKHSELQNKSLTDRSSDFWKTIRVWSTNVKNGIINPDECFFVLITTAELSASSILNDFSKEERNFDVDKKLKYIINIAKEVTSWNEKRRGEDFLLLSKDEQLSIINNLYIYGSSDNIEVVSKRIKNKLKHSVDDKYIDDVYHQLYGWWEDRVEKHLLDKTKQNVITTREVRVKKLEISEGYWRNNLSICLNELNTTQIEDTVSSKSTLKFIEQLKLIGFNEDSEDTLQAKKDYCKAFLQTTKWIKNQEIFDDELSKYNRRLIEEWNENFRHMRSDLGSSCDIEYIKKKGRDLYWDTRKVRPHLKIRERCDEPFVQRGVYEILSDKLDVGWHKDYGMILGRYSK, encoded by the coding sequence ATGCCTAATTTTAATGCTGCCCCTCCTATTATTGGATTTGAATATCAAAAAAAGTGTGCACTTAAACTTTTAATTGATTCTATAGAATCTACTGAAGAAGTTTGTCTTACTTTAGAGAAAATTGATGATATTTTTATTGAAGGTATAGACAAAAAAGTTTCAATTCAAACTAAACATAGTGAACTTCAAAATAAGAGTTTAACGGATCGTTCGAGTGATTTTTGGAAAACGATTAGAGTTTGGTCTACAAATGTAAAAAATGGAATTATAAATCCAGATGAATGTTTTTTTGTTCTTATTACTACAGCTGAATTAAGTGCTTCTTCGATTCTAAACGATTTCAGCAAGGAAGAAAGGAATTTCGATGTAGATAAGAAATTAAAATATATTATTAACATCGCAAAAGAAGTTACAAGTTGGAATGAAAAAAGGAGAGGAGAAGATTTTCTTTTGTTAAGTAAAGATGAACAACTTTCAATTATCAATAATTTATATATTTACGGCAGCAGTGACAACATCGAGGTTGTATCAAAAAGAATTAAAAACAAATTAAAGCATTCTGTAGATGACAAATATATTGACGATGTATACCACCAATTATATGGTTGGTGGGAAGACAGAGTTGAAAAACATTTACTTGACAAAACTAAACAAAATGTAATAACTACGCGAGAAGTTCGAGTCAAAAAGTTAGAAATATCTGAAGGATACTGGCGTAACAATCTCTCAATTTGTCTTAATGAGTTAAATACTACACAAATAGAAGATACTGTCAGTTCGAAAAGCACATTAAAGTTCATCGAACAACTGAAATTAATTGGATTTAATGAAGATAGTGAGGATACACTTCAAGCAAAAAAAGACTATTGTAAGGCATTCCTACAGACAACAAAATGGATTAAGAACCAAGAAATTTTTGATGATGAGCTTAGTAAATACAATAGGCGATTAATAGAAGAATGGAATGAAAATTTTAGACATATGCGTAGTGATTTGGGTTCCTCTTGTGACATTGAATATATTAAAAAAAAGGGAAGAGATCTATACTGGGATACACGGAAAGTTCGGCCTCATCTTAAAATTCGTGAAAGATGTGATGAACCGTTTGTTCAACGTGGAGTTTATGAGATTTTATCTGACAAATTAGATGTTGGTTGGCACAAAGATTATGGTATGATATTAGGGAGATATTCAAAATGA
- a CDS encoding IS630 family transposase (programmed frameshift) produces the protein MIRYTVTLTEDERRSLCELASKGKHNSQQVLNALILLNCDKSELNVNHSTNEEISRVLNISMKKIDRVKKRFVEEGLEVALNGKESDRIYTKKVDGDAEAHLIALSCSQPPEGFARWSLRLLADKAVELGYFEDISHETVRRTLKKNEIKPWQKKGWVIPPEQNSSFVANMEMVLDVYKRPFDPRNPVVCMDESPKQLIAETRIPISCSPGKPARYDYEYERNGMCNVFLACEPLTGKRMVKITERRTKRDWAYFLEEIEVQHKNADKITLVMDNLNTHIPGSLYETFPPPKAKALWDRFEFVYTPKHGSWLNMAEIELNVLTGQCLKRRMDNIELVKKEVLAWQNYRNNKNSKVNWQFTTDDARIKLSRLYPTIEN, from the exons ATGATTAGATATACTGTGACACTTACCGAAGATGAACGTAGATCTCTTTGTGAACTTGCTTCAAAAGGAAAACATAACTCTCAACAAGTCCTCAATGCTCTGATCTTGCTTAATTGCGATAAAAGTGAATTGAATGTTAACCATTCAACCAATGAAGAAATCTCACGTGTCCTGAATATTAGTATGAAAAAAATTGACCGTGTTAAGAAGAGATTTGTTGAAGAAGGCCTTGAAGTTGCCCTCAACGGGAAAGAAAGTGATCGCATTTATACTAAAAAAGTTGATGGTGACGCTGAAGCCCATTTAATCGCCCTTAGTTGCAGTCAACCCCCTGAAGGTTTTGCAAGGTGGTCTTTGAGATTATTAGCCGATAAGGCTGTAGAACTTGGCTATTTCGAGGATATTTCTCACGAAACAGTACGGCGTACTTTAAA AAAAAACGAAATCAAACCCTGGCAAAAGAAAGGATGGGTAATTCCTCCGGAACAAAACAGTAGCTTTGTTGCAAATATGGAAATGGTTCTGGATGTTTATAAACGTCCGTTTGATCCACGAAACCCTGTTGTATGTATGGACGAATCCCCAAAACAACTGATTGCAGAAACCAGGATTCCTATTTCCTGCTCACCAGGAAAGCCAGCCAGGTACGATTATGAATATGAGCGAAATGGAATGTGCAATGTATTCCTTGCCTGTGAACCGTTGACAGGGAAAAGAATGGTAAAGATTACTGAAAGAAGAACAAAGCGAGACTGGGCTTATTTCCTGGAAGAAATAGAAGTTCAACATAAAAATGCAGATAAAATTACGTTAGTAATGGACAATCTAAACACGCATATACCTGGATCTCTCTATGAAACATTTCCACCACCCAAAGCAAAGGCGCTATGGGACAGATTTGAGTTCGTGTACACACCAAAACATGGAAGCTGGTTGAACATGGCAGAGATTGAACTGAACGTACTTACAGGTCAATGTTTGAAAAGGAGAATGGATAACATCGAGCTTGTTAAGAAAGAAGTTTTGGCATGGCAAAATTACAGAAACAACAAAAATTCAAAGGTTAATTGGCAATTTACAACAGACGATGCAAGGATAAAATTGTCACGTCTTTATCCGACAATTGAGAATTGA